A stretch of DNA from Acidimicrobiia bacterium:
AACCTCCTCGGCGGTGAAGCGGCACTGGATCCAAAGCGCAAAGCGGGGTTTATCGGCGCCATGAAGACTTTCGATTCGACGCGTCCAATGGTTGCAGCTTTGGCCCTCGGAATTGGCCAGGCTGCCTTCGATTACGTCAAAGAGTGGGTAAGAACCGAAATAAAAGCAGGATATCCGTTCAAAAAGCGTACGGAGGTGTCGCTGACCTTGGCCGACGCAGAACGGGAGCTTGCGATAAGTCGCCACCTCATCTGGCGAGCCGCCTGGATGGCAGACCGTTCGATCCCCAACACGAGGGAAGCTTCCATGGCGAAGGCATACGCGCCCCAGGCGGCTTATCGTGTCTGCCGTGACGCGGTTAGAATCATGGGCCCGGAGGGTTACTCCAAGGAGCACCTCGTCGAGAAGTGGTACCGGGACATAAAGATTTATGACATCTTCGAGGGCACTGGCCAGATTCAGCGCGTAGTGATCTCGAGGAGAATTCTCGGGTACCTAGACAAAGACGACGAGGATTCCAGCAAGGCAGCTTGACGAAGACAGCTTGGAGTCCACAGTTTGCGGCCTCAGGTGTTACTCTCTAGCGAGGTCGGGGTATATCTAACGGACAGGAGGTGAAGAAACAGTGGGAGCTCTAGACGGTCGGGTGTGCATTGTGACGGGTGCTGGACGTGGAATAGGTCGTGAGCACGCCCTATATCTCGCCAGCCAGGGAGCCAAGGTTGTCGTGAACGACCTGGGAGGAAACATCGACGGAACGGGCGCTGATCGCGCACCTGCCCAGCAGGTAGTCGATGAGATAAAAGAGATGGGTGGCGAGGCTGTTGCCAACGTCGATAGTGTTAGCGATTGGGAAGGCGCCGAAAGACTGATCCAGACAGCAATCGATACATTCGGCACTCTTCATGTTCTGGTAAACAACGCCGGAATATTGCGAGATCGAGTGATCGTGAACATGACCGAGGAGGAGTGGGACGCTGTCATCAACGTCCATCTAAAAGGGCATTTTGCACCGTTGCACCACGCTGCCGCCTACTGGAGACAACAGGCAAAGGCAGGCAATCCCCTAAAAGCGTCGGTAATTCACACTTCTTCAGAGTCCGGTCTGTTCGGAAACCCGGGCCAATCTAACTACGGTGCTGCTAAGGCCGGCATCGCTGCCTTGAGCATCATTGCCTCCAAGGAATTGGCGAGATACGGAGTCCGATCGAATACTATCGCGCCTCGGGCTAGAACCAGGCTGACGGAGTCAACCTTTGGCAGCCAAGCACTCTCGGTGCCGGAGGGTCAATTTGATATTTGGGATCCAGCGAACATATCGCCGGTCGTGGCTTGGCTCGCCCACGAGGACTGCCCCGCAAATGGCGAGACGTTCTTTGTTTTCGGAGGAACCGTACAGCGTGTCAAGGGCTGGACTTTTGACGAAGAACACAAGATTGAGAAGGCTTCAAGGTGGACACTGGACGAACTGTTGGAGGAGGGCAAGCGACTTCTGGGCTGATAGGGAAATACAGAACAGCCTAGGTTCATGGCGTGTACCCGGCCATGGGGTCTGGATCCGTATAACTCGAAATTTTATTCTCGTACGCGCCGCAAGTCGCGTTTTGCCTGTTCAGTGTGGGTCGACTTGATCGGAAGAAAAGAGTATGCTTATACGGCGCGAGTCCCGGTGCACAAGCAAGCGGGCAATGTTCCCCAGCCATTGCCCGTGCCAAGGCATCTCGGCGGTGTTCCCCAGCCACACTCGAAACTGCCCGCTACCGGGACTCGCTTTTTCGCGTCGGCACCTGACTGGTGTGGCTTTTTTGCACAACCCTATCTACTCTCTTAGCCACTAGGAGCTCTCGGTGGATCTTATTGGCATGCACGCACAGCAAAAGGGAGACTCCCCAGCGCTTATAGAGGGGGAGAGGGTGTTGACGTGGGCGGAGTATCGGGACCTGAGGAACCGACTGGCCCGATCTCTCCTAGATCTCGGGCTTAGGCCTGGGTCCACCTTAGTACAGTTCTTGCATAACTCTATCGAGAGCTGCCTCGTGTCGGCGGCGGCCTCGGAGCTCAGGACAACGAATACCCCGATTAATCATCGTCTCAAGGCCGAAGAAGTCGCTTACATTCTCGAAGACTCCGACGCTACCTGTGTTGTATCGGAGTCGGAATTCCTTCCGATACTGGGCGAGGCTCGCAAGAGCGTGCCCTCTGTGTCGCACTGGGTAGTCGTTGGTGAAGACGTTCCGTCGTGGGCGATTCCTTTTGCGAGTTTGGTCGAGAAGGGCTCTTCAGATCCCGTAGAGATTCCAGAGGAAAGTCCTGGTGAAGCGCAGGCAATGATTTACACATCGGGAACAACAGGAAAGCCGAAAGGAGCGAAGCGGAGAGGGATCTCGAATCCAGCGTCTGTTATGACCTGGATTCAGGAGTTCGGTTTGAGACCTGACGATGTGCATTTGATAGCTGGGCCGCTCTACCACTCTGCACCGCTTGCATTCGCCACGCTTGCTCAGGCTATGGGAAATACCTCAGTAATAATGCGGAAGTTCGACGCAGAGCGAGCTCTAGCAGAGCTCCAGGAGCACAAGGTCACCACTACTTTTATGGCTCCGACCTTGGTAAAGCGGATTTTGCAAGTGGATCCGGAGACATTTGGAAAATACGACATCTCTAGTCTCCGCGTCCTGATAGTCGCGGGGGCGCCGTGTCCGCAAAAAATCAAAGAGGATGTGTGGGAGCGGATAGGACCCGTACTTTACGAATTCTACGGGTCCACCGAACTGGGTATAAACACGATCCTCAAGCCCCATGAAACTATAGAGAAGCCTGGTTCGTGCGGTAAGGCTATGCCTGGCGTGGAGATAGCCCTTTTTGACGAAGAGGGCAACGAGGTGGGTGTAAACACTCCGGGGGAGCTGTACGTAAGGCGCAACCCGATGGTCTTTGAAGAGTACTACAAGAAACCGGACGCAACGGCAAGCGCGCAAAAAGGTGAGTGGGTTTCGGTAGGAGACATCGCTTACAGGGACGAAGACGGCTTTTATTACATATGCGACCGGAAGATCGACATGATCATTTCTGGAGGAGTCAACATCTACCCCGCAGAGATCGAAGACGTTCTGCATCGGCATCCCGCTGTAGCAGATGTGGCGGTTTTTGGAATTCCCGACGAGGAGTGGGGCGAGAAAGTACACGCTGCTATTCAGCCTGTCGCTGGGGCCATCCTTACACCGGAAGAAATCCAGAGATGGGCCCGGGAGCGCCTCGCCGACTACAAGGTTCCCCGATCGATCAGTTTTCATGAGGACTTTCCGAGGGACTTGGCAGGAAAGCTCATAAAGCGACAGTTGAGAGATCCGTTCTGGGCCGATCGGCAAACCAAAGTCTGAGGTGGCCCCGCCCGAAGAGAGAGTTTTCTCCCATCACCCAGATACGACGCTAGCCTTTCACCGTGGCTGTGGGGATGCAGAACCGGCTGTAGCTCCCAAATCCTGGATAGTGCTCGCTGTAGCGCTTATCGGGTACTTCTCTACCGCGTTTTTGATAACTATCGTTTCGGCTTCTCTTCCTCGAATCGCCACGGATCTGGGCGCTTCGGATGCCTCGGTGACTTGGGTACTAACTGGTCCTATGCTCGCTTCTGGCGTTTTAATGCCGCTGGCGGGGCGTCTGGCCGACCTTTGGGGGTACAGACGCCTGTTCTTGGCTGGTTTAGCAGCATCTTCGGTTTTGGCTGTTTTTATCGCATTGTCGTGGAGTATCACGAGCCTTATCGCTTTCCGGGTTCTGTGGGCTATAGCTGGGGTGGCAGCGGGTCCATCATCCATGGCTATCATCATGCGGGCTTTTCCGCCTCACGAGAGGGTCCGCGCAATGGGATGGTGGTCGTTCGTATCGGCGGGCGCACCCGTCCTAGGTGTGGTTATAGGCGGACCTCTCGTGGAGCGGTTCTCTTGGCGCTTCGTCTTCGCTGGACAGGTTCCCCTTAGTCTCGTGGCGATCGCGCTGGCTGTGATTTTTCTTCCATCGGACCGAGATCAGGGTGGTGCTGTTTTAGATTTAGCCGGCTCAGCTCTTGCTGGAACCGCTGTGGGACTGCTTCTTTTTAGTGTGAACCGTGCTGCCGAGTGGGGATGGCGCCATCCTATTGTGATAGCTAGTCTTCTGGCGACCCCCGTCTTCGCTGCTGCGTTCGTCCTCGCCGAAAAACAGGCGAAAAACCCGCTCATTCCTATCGGTTTTTTGAAAACTCGTAACTTTGCGGCGCCTATCACGACCCATCTGATGGCGAGTTTCGCTTATATGGGCGGCTTTTTCATCACGCCGTTCTTGCTCCAGAGAGTTTTCGGGTTTTCTGTGACAAAGACGGGATTTTTCATGCTTCCACGCCCTGTTGCGTTCACCCTGACTGCACCACTTGCTGGAGCGCTGGCGGTTCGAATGGGCGAGCGGAGGACCATATTGGGGGCGATGGTATGCATGAGTGCCTCAATGGCACTTCTCTCGTTTGGTGCGGCCAACAGGCACGGCGGCGCTATCGTGGCGGGGTTGGTATTGAGCGGTACGGCGCTGGGTTCTGCGAGTCCTTCCCTTTCGTCTACGGTTGCGAACGCTGTTACTCCGGATTACTTGGGCACTGCTGGCGCGGCGACTAACCTCGCGTCGACGGTCGGGGCTGTACTAGGGATGGAGACCTTGAGAGGCGTCGCTGCCACCGCCGGAGGCAAGGGAAGCGCCTATGCCTTGGCGTACGCTGGGGCCGGCATTGTAGCTTTTTTGGCAATGGTGCCGGCTCTGGGAGTCGAGTCGCTAAGAAGATCGGACAGCGTCCAACAGAGCCCGCAAAAGCTGGCCGAAAACCCGGAGACCCTCAATACAAAGGCTACCGGGAAGAACGCGTCAGCCCAGCAGTGACAGCGGGTATTCGATTGGTGATACGGTTATGACGATACAGCGGGAGCATTTGTAGCTCCGTTTCCTAAGGGTGGTTCCCCGCTCTGGCGCTCTATTTGCACACCGAATGCAATATCCATTTCTAGCTGTAGACTCTGTGACGTTTGTGGGCCACTGGATGCCTCAGCGAAACGCAGGGAACCTTTTATAGAAGATGACGGATCGACTACGATCTTGATGGGCTCACCTAGGTCGGGGACGAACCAGAATCTCGTGAACGTGTTGAGGGTCATCGTGCCAGAAGACCTAACTCCGTTTGGGAGACCGATCCGAGAGAGGTCGAGAGTGGCGAGATCAACCGAGGTCAAGGATTGGCTGGTGATTAACATAGCTCGTCCCCACTCGGTTTTCTCATCATGCTCGTAGGTGTTGACAGTGGTCATTTGTAACGGCCTACTGAAACCCTTAGGTCGAATCTGGATGCTCTTGGTCCACTGTTCCCCGGGTCGTATGGCATGATCAGGCAGTAATGGGGCTGGCCCAGTAAACCCGAACGGTGAGATGACCCCTCCGCCAAGTACCTGTCCTCCCCCGAGAGCTGGACCCGGGATAAACACAGGACTACCTTGCCCGCTTTCTATTTCGAAGCTCCCATCGGGATTGACACGAAGTACGGTTTCAAAGTTGTCCCGGCCGAGTTGGGGGTTTTGGACCGGTCGGCCGTTTACACTCACTCCTATCCGAGTGTTGGACAGATCAATCTTGATTTGTGTTGCCCCATCAGAGAGTCGCTCAATGACTCGCAAAGTCATGTCCGAGGTTATGATCGACTTCACGCTTACGGGTCCGGAGTGATCGGCCAGTTCTCCGCCGCCCAATACGGTGCCCTCCATTGCGTACTCAAACTTGTAGAACCGCGCTTCGGCTGATTTGAAAGTAATCCGCAGTCCTTCAGTTTCGGGGGCGGAGTTGGTTCGTGGAGATTCGATCTCGGGCGCCGTAGTTTTAGCTCCGATCTTGCGTAGTGCAACGGCTGCACCCGCCAATGCGGATAACAAGGCCACAACAAGTACAGCTACTAGAACCACGACCCGTGTTTTCCTCTGCTTTGGAGGAGCTACACGGGGCTGACCTGTCCCTAGGGGATTTTGCTGATGCTGTGTATTGGCGGCTCGGGAGTTGGGCTGAGAGGCGTGCCCGTGAATCGATGAGATCCGATCTGTCGTAACTTCGGGCAAGCTTTCCGTTGGACGAAAAGACTCGTTGAATTCCTGGGGCTCCGTGCCGTTTTTGTCCATGTGTTGGCCTTTTAGCCGAACTCGGCAATTTAGCGGGTTGCAATTCCGTGTTGCGGCGCCTACGTCTGCCGATTTATCCAGGATCCGAGTATATTTAGTTTTGCTAAAAACAGGATGACGCCACCGCATCATGCAGGGAGCCGCAATGAAGTTCTTCGTCTTTAATTTGATGCCCTACCGAGATTTGGATCCTTCTTATCGAGGTCCTGCTTGGGTTGACGTCCCGAACAAGCTTTACGAGCCCGAGAAAGGACACGTCTATTACAACGAGTACATAGACCAGCTCGTAGAAGCCGAGTCATTAGGCTTCGATGGTGTCTGCGTAAACGAGCACCATCAGAACGCATACGGGAACATGCCAAGCCCGAACCTTATCGCATCCATCTTGGCTCGCCAGACGGAGCGCATTAGGATAGCCGTCGTAGGCAATGCTCTTCCCCTTTACAATCCGCCGACAAGAGTCGCTGAGGAGTTCGCCATGATAGACGTAATCTCTGGCGGACGACTCATTGCTGGAATGGTGGTTGGAGGGGGACCGGAGTACTACAGTTTCGGAATAAACCCTACATACGCGAGGGAGCTGTTTTACGAGTATCACGACCTAATCATTGCAGCATGGACCAAAGAAGGACCTTTCTCGTTCGAGGGAAAGCATGTAAGGCTTAGGAAGATCAATCCCTGGCCTCGGCCACTACAAAGACCTCACCCTCCGGTTTGGATCCCAGGTGCAGGCTCGCTCGAGACCATGGAGTTCGTTGCATCCAAGCGCTACTCTTACATGGGCATTCCTTACTTCCATATCGATGTGTTCCGCCGCAACTTCTCTTTTTTCAGAGAGGCGTGCGAGAGAGCGGGATACACGCCCGACCCAGAGCAGGCGGGCTGGCTCGTACCAATTTACGTCGGCGATGACGATGTATCGGCTCGCCGAGAGTTCGAGCCACACCTGTGGTATTTCGTCAAGCGCCTCCTCCCAGGGATCACCATAGTTCCACCCGGGTATACATCCGAGCGTTCATGGCTAGCGATCATAGAAAACGCAGGCACGTTCATGGAGTCTGTCGAAACTTGGGAGGAGATAGAAAAAGGTGAGTATGCCATAGTGGGGGGACCTGAGACGGTCGCCGACAAGCTCTCGCGTTATATAAGAGAACTCGGAGTCGGAGTGCTGCTGGGTCTTTTTCAGCTCGGCTCGATGCCTCATGCCCAGGCCGTCGACAACATGCGAAGGTTTGCCGAAGCAGTTCTACCTAGGTTGCGAGAAGAGTTTGCTGGGTGGGGCGGTACCGGTCCGACACCGATCTAGCAACCCCTCCCTTGCTAGCTATTTGTGCCTAATGGCCGTATGGCGTACCAGGACCAGGAGTAGTAGATGTCTGCGGACTTGAAGATTCAATCTGAGCGACCCGCCCAAGTCGGGCTGGTAGACCGTAAAGGCCAGGGAAGGCCCGTACTCTATCTGCATGGTTTTTTGGGGGAAGGATTGGGCACCCCCGCTGTTGACCATCTCGCCGAGACGGGGTTCGAAGTTCTTAGGCCGTGGATTCCTGGCTTCCAAAGCATTGATGAGCTGGAGGGAATCGACGGTTTCGACGATCTTTCTTTCTGGCTTGTAGACTTACTTGACGCTGAGGGTCTGGCGTCGGTGGCAGTAGTCGGGACTTGCCTAGGGGGATGGCTCGCAGCGGAGTTTGCAGTACGCAACCCTGCGCGGGTAGATAGGCTAGTCCTTACAGGGGCTCCTGGCATTCAGACCGAGCGCCATCGGCCTGCAGAGTTTTTTGGGATCCCGTTCGATAAGATGGCGGAGTTGCTTTTCTTCGATCAGTCGCAGCCATTCGCTCAATTGATGAAAGCTGCGAGTGGGGCATCGGGCCGTCCGATCGGATCAGGGAAAGCCGTACTTCCTTTTCTTCGTTCTCTGGCTGCCACAGCTCGCTTTGCATGGAACCCATACTTTGTAGATCCGAAGCTGGAGGCGAGATTAGGGCGGATCGGGTGTGAGACCCTCGTGGTATGGGGAGCCGAGGACAGGTTTTTGCCCGTCGGTATTGGGAAGCGATGGGCCGAGATGATTCCTCGCGCTACATTTGTCGCAATCCCATCGTGCGGCCACTTTCCGGTTCTGGAAAAACCAGAGGAATGGGCGCACCAAGTCTCCGCGTTTTTAGCTTAGCGATAGCCTTGGATATCGATCAGCCGAAGCGTGGGCGCCACTTACCCTTGACTGACACCGGGACTGGCTCCCGTCGCTTGTCTTCGGGCGCCTTCTCGCACTCGAAGCGAATATGGGCCTGTCTTCGAAGGCGTTTCAGCGGCTTGCCACAGTAAGGGCAAGGTTCCCGGTGCTGATACCGTTCGAGTCTGGGTCTCGCCATCGCTAGCATCCTGTCGAGGATAGTGTGCTCAGAATGAAAGGCCCTCGGACGTGCCAGTGGGCTTTACTTGATCTCCCCTGGAGGACCGGCCGTTTGCCCTTCTACGAAAGTAGAGCTAGACGTGCCATGGCCGCCGCGCCACCGCTCTACGCCTTCGAGTAGCGTATTCCAGGCGAGGGTGGCACACTTGATCCTGACCGGAAACTTCACTACGCCTTGTAATGCTTCCAGCTCTCCGAGTCCGGTCGAACCCAAATTTCCCTCTGGGATTTCACTCTCGCCCTGGTGGATTTTTTCTTCCCGTACCGTCATCATTCGCTTGAAACGATCCACTAGGTCATCGATTTCTTCAAGCTTTTTATTCCTTATCGCCTCGCTCATCATCGATGCAGACGCTTGAGATATCGAGCATCCCTGGGACTCTATCTTGACGTCGATTAATGATTCGTTGTCGAACAACAAGTAAAGGGTGATCTCGTCCCCGCACAGGGGGTTGAAACCTTCTGCCTTGATCGCCGGTGGCGATGGCAGGGCCCCCTGATTCCTAGGACTTCTGTAATGATCCAGAATGACTTCCTTGTAGACGTCCTCAAGCGACACCGAACAGTTCCTTGGCTACATGCAACCCTTTGACGAGGGCGTCGACATCCGCTTCGTCATTGTAGATGTAAAAACTTGCTCTCGTAGTCGCTTGTACCCCAAGATAACCCATGAGCGGCTTAGCGCAGTGGTGTCCTGCCCTCACGGCGACTCCCTCTTGATCGAGGATGGTAGCCAGATCGTGAGGGTGTATGTCGTAGAAGGAAAAGCTCACTGCAGCTCCGCGTCTCTCCGGAGAGCGAGGTCCATAGATCTGGATATTTTTACCATAGACGTCCTGGAGAGCTTCAAGGGCAGCGCCCACCATCTCGATTTCATGCTCCCTCACCCGCTCCATTCCCAGGTCGGTCAGGTAATCGACGGCTTCTCCCAAAGCGATGGCTTCAGCTATGGGTGGTGTTCCCGCCTCGAACTTGTGAGGTAGGGGAGCCCACTTAGCACCCTGGGTAGTGACGTCGGCAATCATCTCGCCGCCTCCTAAGAAAGGCGGCATCTCCTCGAGTAGTTCACGCCGCCCATAGAGGATACCTACTCCGGTCGGGCCGCACATTTTGTGACCAGTTGCAACATAAAAGTCGCACCCTATAGCCGAGATATCCACTGGCATGTGGGGTGCAGCCTGGGCGCCGTCGACCACTGTAATCGCCCCTGATTCTTTCGCTCTCGAAACGAGGTCTCGGACTGGATTGATCGTTCCCAAGACATTGGATGCGTGCGTGCACCCGAATACCTTGACAGGACGACTGAGCTTTTTCTCGAAGTCTTCGAAGTCGATCTCACCTTCGGGCGTCAAGCCTACGAACTCCACGACGGCCCCGGTGCGCTCGGCAAGTAAAAACCACGGCACGATATTGGAGTGATGTTCCATGAGCGTTACAACTAGTCGGTCTCCTTCCTTCACGTTGGCAAGGCCGTAAGAGTAGGCAACTAGGTTTACTGCCTCGGAGGCGTTTTTGGTGAAAACGATGGAGCGCTGTGGCTCGGGTTCTGGTACGCGGAGGAACTTAGCCACTTTCTGTCGTGCGCGCTCGAACGCCTCGGTCGCTTCTTCAGCGAGTGTGTGCACACCTCGGTGGACGTTTGCATTGTGCAAGCAGTAGTAAGCATCGAGAGATTGGATCACTCTAAGGGGTTTTTGAGAGGTGGCGGCGGAGTCAAGGTAAACGAGGTCTTTTCCGCTACGTACTTTTCTTGTGAGGATGGGGAAGTCCTGTCGAAGATCCCTTCCGAAGCGACTTTCGGAAGCGGAGCGCTCGTTCATTGGGTCTTCCCCACAGCTGCCGAGAGAAAGCGTTCGTAGCCCTGCTGCTCTAATTCTTCTGCCAGCTCGGCAGCGCCGCTGGCAACTATCTGTCCGTCCACGAGCACGTGTACCTTGTCTGGCTTCAAGTACCTGAGAATCCTCTGGTAGTGCGTGATCAAGAGAATGGCCATCTCGGGTCGGTGCGCTCTTACTTTTTCGATTCCCTCGGCGACTATGCGCAGTGCGTCTATGTCCAGGCCTGAGTCTGTCTCGTCTAGAATGGCCACGACAGGTTCCAATACGGCAAGCTGGAGAATTTCCGAGCGCTTTTTCTCACCGCCCGAAAAGCCTTCGTTCACATAGCGATCAGCGAATGATGGGTCCATGTGAAGTTCTCTCAAGGCGTCCTGCAGCATCAAACGAAGTTCAAAGGCTGCGTAGTTCTTGCCGGTTCGTTGCGTGAGGGCAGCTTTTAGCATCTGCAGGATGGTTACACCGGGGATTTCTTCTGGGTACTGAAAGGCAAGAAACAGGCCGGCGCGGCCCCGCTCGTCGGGGCTCATCTCCGTGATGTCGGTACCTTGCAAGAATATTTTTCCGGCGGTTATGTGATATGAAGGCTTCCCGGCTATAGCGGAGGCGAGGGTGGACTTCCCTGATCCGTTGGGCCCCATTATGGCGTGAAGCTCGCCAGGGTAGATAGCGAGTGACACCCCCTTGACAATCTGGCGGTCTTCGGTCGCCACCCACAGGTCTTTTACTTCAAGGGCGGGAGCCGGTTCGTTATTCATCGATTCAATGTCATGTCGCTGGCCGCTCATGGCAGTCTCAGCGTCTGGTTTTGCAGTGTTGTCCGAGTTTTCCATCGCCACCTTTTTTACTGGATCCTTCGTAATAATTCTATCGGTCCCTTGGTCACCCTAAAAGAGCGAATTGAAAAGAGACGCGGTCGGCGCGCCCGGATTCGAGAATCGTCTAGTTACCATCCTCGTTCTATCCACTCGTCTAGATGCGGCTTTTCAGCTCCGATAGTAGTGTCGAGTCCGTGGCCGGGCAGAACCAATGTCGTTTCCGGGAGCACAAACAGCGAGGTCTTGATCGACTCGATTATCGTCGCAAATGCGTCTCGGTTTCCCCACGTGTTTCCTGGCCCTCCGGGGAAAAGGGTGTCGCCAGAGAACAGAAGTCCCTCCGTTACGAAGCATGTGGAGCCGGGCGTGTGCCCGGGGGTATGCAAGGCTTTCAAAGATACGTTTCCGATCTCGAAAA
This window harbors:
- a CDS encoding short-chain dehydrogenase, yielding MGALDGRVCIVTGAGRGIGREHALYLASQGAKVVVNDLGGNIDGTGADRAPAQQVVDEIKEMGGEAVANVDSVSDWEGAERLIQTAIDTFGTLHVLVNNAGILRDRVIVNMTEEEWDAVINVHLKGHFAPLHHAAAYWRQQAKAGNPLKASVIHTSSESGLFGNPGQSNYGAAKAGIAALSIIASKELARYGVRSNTIAPRARTRLTESTFGSQALSVPEGQFDIWDPANISPVVAWLAHEDCPANGETFFVFGGTVQRVKGWTFDEEHKIEKASRWTLDELLEEGKRLLG
- a CDS encoding SUF system NifU family Fe-S cluster assembly protein — its product is MSLEDVYKEVILDHYRSPRNQGALPSPPAIKAEGFNPLCGDEITLYLLFDNESLIDVKIESQGCSISQASASMMSEAIRNKKLEEIDDLVDRFKRMMTVREEKIHQGESEIPEGNLGSTGLGELEALQGVVKFPVRIKCATLAWNTLLEGVERWRGGHGTSSSTFVEGQTAGPPGEIK
- a CDS encoding long-chain fatty acid--CoA ligase (activates fatty acids by binding to coenzyme A) produces the protein MDLIGMHAQQKGDSPALIEGERVLTWAEYRDLRNRLARSLLDLGLRPGSTLVQFLHNSIESCLVSAAASELRTTNTPINHRLKAEEVAYILEDSDATCVVSESEFLPILGEARKSVPSVSHWVVVGEDVPSWAIPFASLVEKGSSDPVEIPEESPGEAQAMIYTSGTTGKPKGAKRRGISNPASVMTWIQEFGLRPDDVHLIAGPLYHSAPLAFATLAQAMGNTSVIMRKFDAERALAELQEHKVTTTFMAPTLVKRILQVDPETFGKYDISSLRVLIVAGAPCPQKIKEDVWERIGPVLYEFYGSTELGINTILKPHETIEKPGSCGKAMPGVEIALFDEEGNEVGVNTPGELYVRRNPMVFEEYYKKPDATASAQKGEWVSVGDIAYRDEDGFYYICDRKIDMIISGGVNIYPAEIEDVLHRHPAVADVAVFGIPDEEWGEKVHAAIQPVAGAILTPEEIQRWARERLADYKVPRSISFHEDFPRDLAGKLIKRQLRDPFWADRQTKV
- the sufC gene encoding Fe-S cluster assembly ATPase SufC yields the protein MNNEPAPALEVKDLWVATEDRQIVKGVSLAIYPGELHAIMGPNGSGKSTLASAIAGKPSYHITAGKIFLQGTDITEMSPDERGRAGLFLAFQYPEEIPGVTILQMLKAALTQRTGKNYAAFELRLMLQDALRELHMDPSFADRYVNEGFSGGEKKRSEILQLAVLEPVVAILDETDSGLDIDALRIVAEGIEKVRAHRPEMAILLITHYQRILRYLKPDKVHVLVDGQIVASGAAELAEELEQQGYERFLSAAVGKTQ
- a CDS encoding LLM class flavin-dependent oxidoreductase, with the translated sequence MKFFVFNLMPYRDLDPSYRGPAWVDVPNKLYEPEKGHVYYNEYIDQLVEAESLGFDGVCVNEHHQNAYGNMPSPNLIASILARQTERIRIAVVGNALPLYNPPTRVAEEFAMIDVISGGRLIAGMVVGGGPEYYSFGINPTYARELFYEYHDLIIAAWTKEGPFSFEGKHVRLRKINPWPRPLQRPHPPVWIPGAGSLETMEFVASKRYSYMGIPYFHIDVFRRNFSFFREACERAGYTPDPEQAGWLVPIYVGDDDVSARREFEPHLWYFVKRLLPGITIVPPGYTSERSWLAIIENAGTFMESVETWEEIEKGEYAIVGGPETVADKLSRYIRELGVGVLLGLFQLGSMPHAQAVDNMRRFAEAVLPRLREEFAGWGGTGPTPI
- a CDS encoding cysteine desulfurase is translated as MNERSASESRFGRDLRQDFPILTRKVRSGKDLVYLDSAATSQKPLRVIQSLDAYYCLHNANVHRGVHTLAEEATEAFERARQKVAKFLRVPEPEPQRSIVFTKNASEAVNLVAYSYGLANVKEGDRLVVTLMEHHSNIVPWFLLAERTGAVVEFVGLTPEGEIDFEDFEKKLSRPVKVFGCTHASNVLGTINPVRDLVSRAKESGAITVVDGAQAAPHMPVDISAIGCDFYVATGHKMCGPTGVGILYGRRELLEEMPPFLGGGEMIADVTTQGAKWAPLPHKFEAGTPPIAEAIALGEAVDYLTDLGMERVREHEIEMVGAALEALQDVYGKNIQIYGPRSPERRGAAVSFSFYDIHPHDLATILDQEGVAVRAGHHCAKPLMGYLGVQATTRASFYIYNDEADVDALVKGLHVAKELFGVA